One genomic segment of Nocardioides cavernaquae includes these proteins:
- a CDS encoding DUF1905 domain-containing protein → MTWSFTADLFAWGEEPGSWHFVQLPADIGDEIRECPTAPRGFGSVRVRVRAGATGWATSVFPDKSSGSYVLPVKKQVREAEGLLAGDPVHLDLELEDDLS, encoded by the coding sequence ATGACCTGGTCGTTCACCGCAGACCTCTTCGCGTGGGGAGAGGAGCCGGGATCGTGGCACTTCGTGCAGTTGCCGGCGGACATCGGTGACGAGATCAGGGAGTGCCCCACGGCGCCCCGTGGTTTCGGCTCGGTCCGGGTCAGGGTGCGTGCAGGAGCCACGGGATGGGCGACGTCGGTCTTCCCGGACAAGTCCTCGGGCAGCTATGTCCTGCCCGTGAAGAAGCAGGTCCGGGAGGCCGAGGGCCTCCTGGCGGGTGACCCGGTCCACCTGGACCTCGAGCTGGAGGACGACCTGTCATGA
- a CDS encoding zf-TFIIB domain-containing protein, producing the protein MESESLACPRCGAEMVERAVGRVPVQKCPEGHGVFLQRIDLGALIDAEKAWHDSDGRHTMAIPRITASMTSPPPKPPRAPAWVATLFD; encoded by the coding sequence ATGGAGTCCGAGTCGTTGGCCTGTCCGCGTTGCGGGGCCGAGATGGTGGAGCGTGCCGTTGGCCGCGTTCCCGTGCAGAAGTGCCCTGAGGGGCACGGCGTGTTCCTGCAGCGCATCGATCTTGGGGCGCTCATCGACGCCGAGAAGGCGTGGCACGACTCCGACGGCCGGCACACGATGGCGATCCCGCGGATCACCGCGAGCATGACCTCCCCACCGCCGAAGCCCCCACGGGCTCCGGCGTGGGTGGCCACGCTGTTCGACTGA
- a CDS encoding asparaginase domain-containing protein, with protein sequence MTSPIHVLATGGTIDKVYALTGDLEIGPPAVTDLLEIAGTDLEVVVEPIIGKDSLHFSDADRATITARVAELGAAQVLITHGTDTMTYTAEHLIAHLDPDVARTVVLTGAMQPASMRDSDAAFNVGLALGALQSLSPGVYIAMSGRVFPAGAVTKDRARGRFVDRV encoded by the coding sequence ATGACGTCCCCGATTCACGTGCTGGCCACCGGCGGCACGATCGACAAGGTCTACGCGCTGACGGGTGACCTCGAGATCGGCCCACCGGCTGTCACCGACCTGCTCGAGATCGCCGGCACCGATCTCGAGGTGGTGGTGGAGCCGATCATCGGCAAGGACAGCCTGCACTTCTCCGACGCCGACCGGGCGACGATCACGGCACGGGTCGCCGAACTCGGCGCCGCACAGGTGCTGATCACCCACGGCACCGACACGATGACCTACACCGCGGAGCACCTGATCGCCCACCTCGACCCGGACGTCGCGCGCACCGTCGTACTCACCGGTGCGATGCAGCCGGCAAGCATGCGCGACAGCGACGCGGCCTTCAACGTCGGGCTCGCCCTCGGGGCGCTCCAGAGCCTCTCCCCCGGGGTCTACATCGCGATGAGCGGGCGGGTCTTTCCGGCCGGAGCGGTCACCAAGGACCGTGCGCGTGGGCGGTTCGTCGACCGCGTCTGA
- a CDS encoding glycerophosphodiester phosphodiesterase, producing the protein MPRRSICATMGIMIAFAHRGGARHPDLEGLENTLLAFRHAVALGYTNLETDVHITRDGVLIAFHDNLLDRVTDGIGALCDLSYAEVQVALVGGREPIPTLAELVEAFPDASLNIDIKSPAAAVPLAEFIAERRLADRVLVGSFSPATLKAFRRASRGTVRTAAHPLEVAAYVLAPTGRIAHRLTRGRPIALQVPMRRGRLRVVTPRLIAKARRAGVEVHVWTVDDADEVRELAALGVDGIFTDRTDVLREVLVELGLWQGAA; encoded by the coding sequence ATGCCGCGCCGGTCGATCTGCGCCACGATGGGCATCATGATCGCCTTTGCGCATCGCGGCGGTGCCAGGCACCCGGACCTCGAGGGCCTGGAGAACACCCTCCTGGCGTTCCGGCATGCCGTCGCACTCGGCTACACGAACCTCGAGACCGACGTGCACATCACTCGCGACGGCGTCCTGATCGCCTTCCACGACAACCTGCTGGACCGGGTCACCGATGGCATCGGCGCCCTCTGCGACCTGAGCTACGCGGAGGTGCAGGTGGCGCTCGTCGGCGGCCGTGAGCCGATCCCGACGCTTGCCGAGCTTGTGGAGGCGTTCCCGGACGCGTCCTTGAACATCGACATCAAGTCGCCGGCGGCGGCGGTGCCGCTCGCGGAGTTCATCGCCGAGCGCCGGCTCGCGGACCGGGTGCTGGTCGGATCCTTCTCCCCCGCCACGTTGAAGGCCTTCCGGCGTGCCAGCAGGGGCACGGTGCGGACCGCGGCCCACCCGCTCGAGGTCGCGGCGTACGTCCTGGCGCCGACGGGCCGCATCGCGCACCGACTCACCCGAGGGCGCCCGATCGCACTGCAGGTGCCCATGCGGCGGGGCCGGCTCCGAGTGGTGACGCCGCGCCTGATCGCCAAGGCCCGCCGTGCCGGGGTCGAGGTCCACGTCTGGACCGTCGACGACGCCGACGAGGTCCGCGAGCTCGCGGCGCTCGGGGTCGACGGGATCTTCACCGACCGCACGGACGTCCTGCGTGAGGTGCTGGTCGAGCTCGGGTTGTGGCAGGGGGCGGCATGA
- a CDS encoding zinc-dependent alcohol dehydrogenase family protein: MRATTLHGPQDIRLSEVPDPTIEADTDAIVKVVAGCICGSDLWPYRGLNDIVPGNTIGHECVGVVEEVGSAVSSFRPGDFVVVPFDHCDNTCVHCAAGMQAACTHLGFTTSGQAEFARVSQAEGSLVKTDGMPDAALIPSLLALTDVMATGWHAAISAGVGPGSTAVVVGDGAVGLCGVLAAKQLGAERIIAMSRHEPRQAVARRFGATDVVAERDKEGVARIMELTGGVGADSVLECVGTGDSMKTAFKIARPGSTVGFVGVPHDVVLPVQAMFGRNIGLAGGMAPVRKYLPELLELVTTGAIDPGLVFDSTLPLDQVADGYAAMDERRAIKVLLQP, encoded by the coding sequence ATGCGCGCGACGACCCTCCACGGACCCCAGGACATCCGCCTCAGCGAGGTGCCCGACCCGACCATCGAAGCCGACACCGACGCGATCGTGAAGGTCGTCGCCGGGTGCATCTGCGGGTCGGACCTCTGGCCGTACCGCGGCCTCAACGACATCGTTCCCGGCAACACGATCGGGCACGAGTGCGTGGGCGTCGTGGAGGAGGTCGGCTCGGCGGTCAGCTCCTTCCGGCCTGGCGACTTCGTCGTCGTGCCCTTCGACCACTGCGACAACACCTGCGTGCACTGCGCCGCAGGCATGCAGGCGGCCTGCACGCACCTCGGCTTCACGACCAGCGGTCAGGCGGAGTTCGCCCGGGTGAGCCAGGCCGAGGGCTCGCTGGTCAAGACCGACGGCATGCCGGACGCGGCGCTGATTCCGTCGTTGCTGGCACTCACGGACGTGATGGCGACTGGCTGGCACGCCGCGATCTCGGCCGGTGTCGGCCCGGGCAGCACGGCAGTCGTCGTCGGCGACGGTGCGGTCGGCCTCTGCGGCGTCCTCGCGGCGAAGCAGCTCGGCGCTGAGCGGATCATCGCGATGTCACGCCACGAACCGCGGCAGGCTGTTGCCCGCCGGTTCGGAGCAACGGACGTCGTCGCCGAGCGAGACAAGGAAGGTGTCGCCCGGATCATGGAGCTGACCGGGGGAGTGGGAGCCGACTCCGTCCTCGAGTGCGTCGGCACCGGCGACTCGATGAAGACCGCCTTCAAGATCGCGCGTCCCGGTTCCACCGTCGGGTTCGTCGGCGTGCCCCACGACGTGGTCCTGCCCGTCCAGGCCATGTTCGGCCGCAACATCGGGCTCGCCGGCGGCATGGCTCCGGTCCGGAAGTACCTCCCCGAGCTGCTCGAGCTGGTCACCACGGGTGCGATCGACCCGGGTCTCGTCTTCGACTCCACGCTTCCGCTGGACCAGGTGGCCGACGGCTACGCCGCGATGGACGAGCGCCGCGCGATCAAGGTGCTCCTGCAGCCGTGA
- a CDS encoding UDP-N-acetylglucosamine 1-carboxyvinyltransferase, giving the protein MTEHYLGRIGNLIRDARKHRGLTQQQLADLLNTSQSAVNRIEKGHQNLSLEMLARIGSALDSEIVSLSTGPLHLRVTGPTTLSGSIAVKTSKNAGVALLCASLLNRGRTTLRKVARIEEVNRLLEVLESLGVQTRWINEDNDLEIIPPAHLDLANIDETAARRTRSIIMFLGPLLHREEVFDLPYAGGCNLGERTVEPHLSALRPFGLDVKANEGSYHATVNRAMEPARPIVLTERGDTVTENALMAAALHPGTTIIRNASSNYMVQDLCFYLQKLGVTVEGVGTTTLTVTGLTEIDVDVDYAPSEDPIEAMSLLAAAIVTNSEITITRVPIEFMEIELATLEEMGFNYTRSDEYVAENGHTRLVDITTKKSQLRAPLDKIHPLPFPGLNIDNLPFFAVIAAVAEGQTLLHDWVYENRAIYLTELTKLGGNVKLLDPHRVLVNGPTHFSGAEIVCPPALRPAVVILLAMLASKGTSVLRGTYVIHRGYEDLAERLNELGANIVPFRDI; this is encoded by the coding sequence ATGACTGAGCACTATCTCGGACGCATCGGCAACCTGATCCGCGACGCCCGCAAACACCGCGGACTCACCCAGCAGCAGCTCGCCGATCTGCTCAACACCAGCCAGTCGGCGGTGAACCGCATCGAGAAGGGTCACCAGAACCTCTCGCTCGAGATGCTGGCCCGCATCGGCAGCGCTCTCGACTCCGAGATCGTCTCCCTCAGCACCGGTCCGCTGCACCTGCGCGTCACAGGTCCGACGACGCTTTCGGGCAGCATCGCCGTGAAGACCTCGAAGAACGCCGGCGTCGCGCTGCTGTGCGCGTCGCTGCTCAACCGCGGTCGCACGACGCTGCGCAAGGTCGCGCGCATCGAAGAGGTCAACCGCCTGCTCGAGGTGCTCGAGAGCCTCGGCGTGCAGACCCGCTGGATCAACGAGGACAACGACCTCGAGATCATCCCGCCGGCGCACCTGGACCTGGCCAACATCGACGAGACCGCAGCGCGTCGTACCCGCTCGATCATCATGTTCCTGGGCCCGCTGCTGCACCGCGAGGAGGTCTTCGACCTCCCGTACGCCGGTGGTTGCAACCTCGGCGAGCGCACCGTCGAGCCGCACCTCTCCGCGCTGCGCCCCTTCGGCCTCGACGTGAAGGCCAACGAGGGCAGCTACCACGCGACGGTCAACCGAGCGATGGAGCCGGCCCGCCCGATCGTGCTCACCGAGCGCGGCGACACCGTCACCGAGAACGCGTTGATGGCCGCCGCGCTGCACCCCGGCACCACCATCATCCGCAACGCTTCCTCCAACTACATGGTCCAGGACCTCTGCTTCTACCTGCAGAAGCTGGGTGTCACCGTCGAGGGCGTCGGCACCACCACGCTCACGGTCACCGGCCTGACGGAAATCGACGTCGATGTCGACTACGCCCCGAGCGAGGACCCGATCGAGGCGATGTCCCTGCTGGCCGCCGCCATCGTGACCAACTCCGAGATCACCATCACCCGGGTGCCGATCGAGTTCATGGAGATCGAGCTGGCCACGCTCGAGGAGATGGGGTTCAACTACACCCGCTCCGACGAGTACGTCGCCGAGAACGGCCACACCCGCCTGGTCGACATCACGACGAAGAAGTCGCAGCTGCGCGCGCCGCTGGACAAGATCCACCCACTGCCGTTCCCGGGCCTCAACATCGACAACCTGCCGTTCTTCGCGGTCATCGCCGCAGTGGCCGAGGGCCAGACCCTCCTGCACGACTGGGTCTACGAGAACCGCGCGATCTACCTGACCGAGCTCACCAAGCTCGGCGGCAACGTGAAGCTGCTCGACCCGCACCGCGTGCTCGTCAACGGCCCGACGCACTTCTCGGGTGCGGAGATCGTCTGCCCGCCGGCACTGCGCCCCGCGGTCGTCATCCTGCTCGCGATGCTCGCTTCCAAGGGCACGAGCGTGCTGCGCGGGACGTACGTCATCCACCGCGGCTACGAGGACCTTGCCGAACGCCTCAACGAGCTCGGCGCCAACATCGTGCCGTTCCGCGACATCTGA
- a CDS encoding MFS transporter: MTRGASGIADLRPLGRAREQRAWYWYDWANSAYVTTIATVLLAPYLISVAEQAACGYVGSDIRSCDADLQVLGLSIAPGALPSYLVTFSTLLSAFLLPMVGAIADRTANKKGLLAGLAWTGSAFAALLFFCAGGNWQIGAVAVIGANLCLGASTVVNDAILPLISEEHERDRVSSRGWAWGYLGGGLLLVANLGLVLGHESLGLDKALAVRISMLSAAVWWAAFTVIPFLKLSNHPVEHPDPVRGGLVRASFGQLWITLKDLPRYPTALTFLLAYLFFNDGIQTVIASASTYGEKELGFSTSVLIGTILLVQFVAIAGALAFGKAAARWGAKRAILTGLLGWILVVTVALVVPEKALVPFLALAVGIGLVQGGTQALARSYFSLFIPRGREAEFYSFYHALDRGTSWFGTLTFGLVYQFTGSYRPAIFALVVFFVVGGALLLRVDTARGIREAAQ, translated from the coding sequence ATGACCCGAGGCGCATCCGGCATCGCGGACCTCCGGCCCCTGGGCCGAGCGCGTGAGCAGCGAGCCTGGTACTGGTACGACTGGGCCAACTCCGCCTACGTCACGACCATCGCAACGGTGCTGCTGGCGCCGTACCTGATCAGCGTCGCCGAGCAGGCCGCGTGCGGGTACGTCGGCTCCGACATCCGCTCCTGCGACGCCGACCTGCAGGTGCTCGGCCTCTCGATCGCTCCCGGTGCGCTGCCGAGCTACCTGGTCACGTTCTCGACCCTGCTCTCGGCGTTCCTGCTGCCGATGGTGGGCGCGATCGCTGACCGCACGGCGAACAAGAAGGGCCTGCTGGCCGGGCTTGCGTGGACCGGTTCGGCCTTCGCAGCGCTGCTCTTCTTCTGTGCGGGCGGCAACTGGCAGATCGGTGCGGTCGCCGTCATCGGTGCGAACCTCTGCCTGGGCGCCTCGACCGTCGTCAACGACGCGATCCTTCCGCTGATCTCCGAGGAGCACGAGCGTGACCGGGTCTCGTCGCGTGGCTGGGCGTGGGGATACCTCGGCGGAGGACTGCTCCTCGTCGCCAACCTGGGGCTCGTCCTCGGTCATGAGTCCCTCGGCCTGGACAAGGCCCTCGCGGTCCGCATCTCGATGCTCTCGGCCGCCGTGTGGTGGGCTGCGTTCACGGTCATCCCGTTCCTCAAGCTGTCCAACCACCCGGTCGAGCACCCCGATCCCGTGCGCGGCGGTCTGGTCCGCGCCAGCTTCGGCCAGCTCTGGATCACCCTCAAGGACCTGCCGCGCTATCCCACCGCGCTGACGTTCCTGCTGGCCTACCTGTTCTTCAACGACGGTATCCAGACAGTCATCGCCAGCGCATCGACGTACGGCGAGAAGGAGCTCGGCTTCTCCACCTCCGTGCTGATCGGCACCATCCTGCTGGTCCAGTTCGTCGCGATCGCCGGAGCGCTCGCGTTCGGGAAGGCTGCCGCCCGGTGGGGCGCCAAGCGGGCGATCCTGACCGGCCTGCTCGGCTGGATCCTGGTCGTGACGGTTGCACTGGTGGTCCCGGAGAAGGCGCTGGTGCCGTTCCTCGCCCTCGCGGTCGGCATCGGCCTGGTCCAGGGAGGCACCCAGGCCCTGGCCCGGTCGTACTTCTCGCTCTTCATCCCCCGCGGACGTGAGGCTGAGTTCTACAGCTTCTACCACGCTCTCGACCGTGGCACGTCGTGGTTCGGCACCCTCACCTTCGGCCTGGTCTACCAGTTCACCGGCTCCTACCGGCCGGCGATCTTCGCGCTGGTGGTGTTCTTCGTGGTCGGCGGTGCGCTGCTCCTGCGGGTCGACACCGCCCGGGGCATCAGGGAGGCCGCCCAATAA
- a CDS encoding RNA polymerase-binding protein RbpA, whose amino-acid sequence MAERTLRGARLGGQSFEDERGIEFAARQQVGYNCPQGHSFEITMSVEADVPANWECPRCGAVALSASGILPEAKAEKPVRTHWDMLLERRSVAELEDILTERLELLRGGEIGPAHLHRPARKSRAAAKS is encoded by the coding sequence ATGGCAGAGCGCACACTGCGTGGAGCTCGTCTCGGAGGCCAGAGCTTCGAGGACGAGCGTGGCATCGAGTTCGCGGCACGCCAGCAGGTCGGCTACAACTGTCCGCAGGGCCACTCGTTCGAGATCACGATGTCCGTCGAGGCCGACGTCCCGGCCAACTGGGAGTGCCCGCGCTGCGGCGCGGTCGCACTGAGCGCGAGCGGCATCCTGCCCGAGGCGAAGGCCGAGAAGCCGGTCCGCACGCACTGGGACATGCTGCTGGAGCGACGCAGCGTCGCTGAGCTCGAGGACATCCTCACTGAGCGGCTCGAGCTGCTCCGCGGCGGCGAGATCGGCCCCGCGCACCTGCACCGCCCGGCACGGAAGTCCCGAGCAGCCGCAAAGTCGTGA
- a CDS encoding polyprenol monophosphomannose synthase, whose amino-acid sequence MTENALGRVVMVVPTYNEALNLEWIVGRLRAAQPDVDVMIVDDSSPDGTGDIADRLAAADDQIHVVHRTEKAGLGAAYVHGFTIALAQGYDVIGEMDADGSHQPEQLYRLLNGLVDSDLVIGSRYVKGGSVVNWPVFRRLLSAFGNLYVRLLLGIHVRDSTAGYRLFRRATLEKIDVTTVTVSGYVFQTEMAWRAIQARLRVHEVPIEFIERERGDSKMSQAVAIESLQRITWWGLQQRRKQLVRTLRRSHG is encoded by the coding sequence ATGACGGAGAACGCACTCGGACGCGTCGTCATGGTCGTCCCGACATACAACGAGGCCCTGAACCTCGAGTGGATCGTCGGCCGGCTGCGTGCGGCGCAGCCCGATGTCGACGTGATGATCGTGGACGACAGCTCACCCGACGGCACCGGTGACATCGCAGACCGGCTCGCGGCCGCCGACGACCAGATCCATGTTGTCCACCGCACGGAGAAGGCCGGCCTCGGCGCGGCGTACGTGCACGGCTTCACGATCGCCCTGGCGCAGGGCTACGACGTCATCGGCGAGATGGATGCCGACGGCTCGCACCAGCCCGAGCAGCTCTACCGGCTGCTGAACGGCCTGGTGGACTCCGACCTCGTCATCGGGTCGCGCTACGTCAAGGGCGGCTCGGTCGTGAACTGGCCGGTGTTCCGCCGCCTGCTCTCTGCCTTCGGCAACCTCTACGTGCGGCTCCTGCTCGGCATCCACGTGCGCGACTCCACCGCGGGCTACCGCCTCTTCCGCAGGGCCACGCTGGAGAAGATCGACGTCACGACCGTGACCGTCTCCGGCTATGTCTTCCAGACCGAGATGGCGTGGCGTGCAATTCAGGCCCGCCTGCGGGTGCACGAGGTCCCTATCGAGTTCATCGAGCGCGAGCGTGGTGACTCGAAGATGAGCCAGGCCGTCGCGATCGAGTCGCTCCAGCGGATCACCTGGTGGGGGCTCCAGCAGCGCCGCAAGCAGCTGGTGCGCACGCTCCGTCGTTCCCACGGCTGA
- the lnt gene encoding apolipoprotein N-acyltransferase — MPTRLAAALVAGVATYAGFDPINLPLLIPAGLALFFGAVRGAGIRRGAAVGGAFGATFFGLHIFWMRALGTEPWIALTLLETLFLILLGAILPVLSTRRAWPVWFALAWSAAEAMRGAIPFGGFTWGQLGFAVMDTPVEPVLPWLGVAGAGFVVALLAALLAWALLEARPRLALVTAGAAAVLLALPAWVQPPGLRTSSGTLDVAIVQADIPGNGDNLVAHHREVTEGQATATRELAGAVRRGEVAQPDLVVWPENSTAVDPFDDVEARDEIASAVRAIDAPVLVGAIVDDPDPGRVLNQGILYDPVTGAGERYAKRHPVPFGEYVPFRWIFRDRFTERIGLVRRDMAAGTRTSPLRVDRHDGTGSVLVADAICFDVAFDDALGSQVRRGAELGVVQTSNALFIHTSQIDQQFAISRVRARELARTVVIASVNGRSGVVAANGDVVNAFPVRARQVSVDRVPLHSARPPSLWVGPWWGPVAVALTSLGFLFTWRPYRRMNGGRVRSRPHGEQSHEQPAGAFEAGRKR, encoded by the coding sequence GTGCCCACTCGCCTCGCCGCTGCGCTGGTCGCCGGCGTCGCGACGTACGCCGGGTTCGACCCGATCAACCTGCCGCTCCTGATCCCGGCCGGTCTCGCACTCTTCTTCGGTGCAGTCCGCGGAGCCGGCATCCGGCGCGGTGCTGCCGTCGGAGGCGCGTTCGGAGCCACGTTCTTCGGCCTGCACATCTTCTGGATGCGGGCGCTCGGCACCGAGCCCTGGATCGCGCTCACGCTCCTGGAGACACTGTTCCTGATCCTGCTCGGCGCGATCCTCCCCGTCCTCTCCACACGACGTGCGTGGCCGGTCTGGTTCGCTCTCGCGTGGTCCGCCGCCGAGGCGATGCGCGGCGCGATTCCGTTCGGCGGCTTCACCTGGGGCCAGCTCGGCTTCGCGGTGATGGACACGCCGGTCGAACCGGTGCTTCCCTGGCTCGGCGTGGCGGGGGCTGGCTTCGTCGTGGCCCTGCTCGCAGCGCTGCTCGCCTGGGCCCTGCTCGAGGCTCGTCCACGACTGGCCCTGGTGACGGCCGGTGCCGCTGCCGTGCTGCTGGCCCTGCCCGCCTGGGTGCAGCCACCAGGTCTCCGCACCAGCAGCGGGACCCTCGACGTGGCCATCGTCCAGGCCGACATCCCGGGCAACGGGGACAACCTCGTCGCGCATCACCGCGAGGTGACGGAGGGCCAGGCGACGGCCACCCGGGAGCTCGCCGGCGCCGTCCGGCGTGGCGAGGTCGCCCAGCCAGACCTGGTGGTCTGGCCGGAGAACTCGACGGCAGTGGACCCCTTCGACGACGTCGAGGCTCGCGACGAGATCGCGAGCGCGGTCCGTGCGATCGATGCTCCCGTCCTCGTCGGCGCGATCGTGGACGACCCCGACCCTGGTCGGGTCCTGAACCAGGGGATCCTCTACGACCCGGTCACCGGCGCGGGGGAGCGCTACGCCAAGCGGCATCCGGTGCCGTTCGGCGAGTACGTCCCGTTTCGCTGGATCTTCCGCGACCGGTTCACCGAGCGGATCGGACTGGTCCGTCGCGACATGGCGGCAGGCACCCGCACCAGCCCGCTCCGCGTCGATCGCCACGACGGCACAGGCTCGGTCCTGGTCGCCGATGCGATCTGCTTCGACGTCGCGTTCGACGACGCGCTCGGCAGCCAGGTACGCCGCGGCGCCGAGCTCGGCGTCGTACAGACCTCCAACGCGCTGTTCATCCACACCAGCCAGATCGACCAGCAGTTCGCGATCAGCCGCGTGCGCGCACGCGAGCTGGCGAGGACCGTCGTGATTGCCTCGGTCAACGGCCGTTCCGGCGTCGTCGCTGCCAACGGTGATGTCGTCAACGCCTTCCCGGTGCGGGCACGTCAGGTGTCGGTCGACCGCGTTCCGCTCCATTCGGCACGTCCGCCGTCGCTCTGGGTGGGCCCGTGGTGGGGACCTGTCGCCGTGGCGTTGACCTCCCTTGGGTTCCTGTTCACGTGGCGCCCCTATCGTCGGATGAACGGCGGGAGGGTTCGCTCGCGCCCGCATGGGGAACAGTCCCACGAGCAGCCCGCTGGGGCATTCGAAGCAGGGAGGAAACGATGA
- a CDS encoding FxsA family protein produces the protein MTTVRRVPGGLVALLFFGVPLLEIIVLIQVGQAIGPWWTILLLVADSVFGAWLIKHEGRRALAALSGSLSAGKMPARELADGALIVLGGALMLSPGFVTDLFGMLCILPMTRPLARRGLSRFFATQLTTGTFGPDVQRPRPDPSGDVIQGEVIGD, from the coding sequence ATGACGACCGTACGACGTGTGCCCGGCGGGCTGGTGGCCCTGCTCTTCTTCGGTGTGCCGCTGCTCGAGATCATCGTGCTGATCCAGGTGGGTCAGGCGATCGGCCCGTGGTGGACGATCCTGCTGCTGGTCGCAGACAGCGTCTTCGGCGCCTGGTTGATCAAGCACGAGGGGCGGCGCGCGTTGGCTGCGCTCAGCGGGTCGCTGAGTGCCGGGAAGATGCCTGCGCGTGAGCTCGCCGATGGTGCGCTGATCGTGCTCGGCGGCGCGCTGATGCTGTCGCCCGGCTTCGTGACAGACCTGTTCGGCATGCTCTGCATCCTGCCCATGACCCGTCCGCTCGCCCGGCGTGGCCTGAGCCGGTTCTTCGCGACCCAGCTGACGACCGGCACCTTCGGCCCGGACGTGCAACGACCCCGCCCGGATCCGTCGGGTGACGTGATCCAGGGCGAGGTCATCGGGGACTGA
- a CDS encoding GNAT family N-acetyltransferase — MTLTIRPDDLSGDAVQELLAEHLADMHATSPPESVHPLDLDGLRDAAVTFYAAWLDDVLMGCGALKELGDGHAEIKSMRTSSHARGRGVGGELLLFLLAEAGRRGIRRVSLETGVEPYFAPARRMYARHGFTECPPFGSYRVDPNSVFMTRTL, encoded by the coding sequence GTGACCCTCACGATCCGCCCCGACGACCTGTCCGGCGACGCGGTGCAGGAGCTGCTTGCCGAGCACCTCGCCGACATGCACGCCACGTCGCCGCCGGAGTCCGTGCACCCCCTCGACCTCGACGGCCTGCGCGATGCTGCGGTCACCTTCTACGCCGCATGGCTCGACGACGTGCTGATGGGCTGTGGTGCGCTGAAGGAGCTCGGTGACGGGCACGCAGAGATCAAGTCCATGCGCACCTCGTCGCACGCGCGGGGGAGGGGAGTGGGCGGAGAGCTGCTGCTCTTCCTGCTCGCCGAGGCAGGTCGACGCGGGATCAGGCGGGTCAGCCTCGAGACTGGCGTCGAGCCCTATTTCGCTCCTGCCCGGCGGATGTATGCGCGCCATGGTTTCACCGAGTGCCCGCCGTTCGGCAGCTACCGCGTCGATCCGAACAGCGTCTTCATGACCAGGACTCTCTGA